Genomic segment of Sander lucioperca isolate FBNREF2018 chromosome 20, SLUC_FBN_1.2, whole genome shotgun sequence:
GTCCGGGGGACTTTAGCCACAAGCTTTGATTGGATGTTGTGTTTGTGGCGTTGGAGCGGTGGTTGTGGCCTGGGCACAACTTACACTTTACAATGAAGTTTTTGTCCTTTCGCGCAACTAATTTGAAGTAATGGGCATACCTCCACCCCTCCAAAGACGTCTTAAGCTGTGGCTCTGCCATCTTTGTTGAGTCTACTCGGACAAGTGTTACGCAAACACGCACGAAAACGGACATTTGATTTTGTTATCCTCTCCTCACGTTGCCAGTAACGCGATAATTATTTGATAAGTAACGTGATTACTGAGTTATCAACAGCAATGAGTTACATTACTGCATTACAGACAAATGTAATCTGATTATATTAACACACTACCCCAACACTGGTCAGCAGGGGCAGAGTGAGGCACTCAGTGTTACCTCAAAGCAATTGGCCCTGTGGTAGCTGACCCTCCATTTATGTATCCACCTAAAAAGGCATTTTGTATCAAAGCATCCCGCCAACAGCTTGTGTGAATTCAGACACGCATAGGTGTATTTATTTGACTGGATGCAGAGTCTTGGACAGCTGATCTATGCTGGCTGGTAACACATTACAAGCAAAATGCCCAGGATGTGCCAACAGAGAAGTGACTTCCAATCTCTTTAATCTTCTCACCTGCCAGCAGCGATGTGACTGAGCTTTGATAGGTGCGAGCAATGTGTCGGACACTGGGATTGTACCATCTGTCACATGTCTGCTTGCAGAAAGGAAGATCACCCTTTATTGCTGACTGCCTCCTCTAATGTCAATGCAGCACTGTCAATATGCACGCCATTAACCAAACCTTTCAGTGTTTACCTTATTTATTAGAAATCACATCATTCACAAATATGCAGGaaaataaaattttaaaatgtgttagtGATGACTTAATGCTTTGCTCCAGCCTACTTGTTTACTCTGGTAAACACACAGTGCTGAGATGTACAATATATCTCAGGATGGCTCAGATATTGTAGGAAGTGATAATACTGACTAGAACAAACAATTGTGTGTCATGCAGCTGGTGAATCCTGTCCCGAATATGAATTTGCATATTCATTTAATCGAACCTCCCACTCTAGTTAAGTTCTCATTAACATATGAAGTAAAGAACACGTTCATGCTCCTGAATGGGTTTAACTGCCTTCATATTGCACTTTTGACTGTGTTCTCAGCTCGTCAGCTGACTGTGCAGATGATGCAGAATCCACAGATCCTGGCTGCGCTGCAGGAGAGGCTGGATGGTCTAAACGGCTCGCCGTCAGGCTACATGGAGAGGTGAGCCATAATGTTATTTTTGGTGATAACTTGATCTGAGAACACATTTGTGCAGCTTGTCCCCTTCTACAGTTGTCATAGAGCAGAAACGGCTGCAGCATAGATCAATGTCTGTAAGGActtgaaaaattaaaaaggtgctctaaaatattgtacttttcgtGCCACTGTTTCGTTCTTTATCAATTTATATTCTTGTATGTTTTCAAACGTGGTGTTTGAATCCTATATTTGTAGGGTGTTTATACAGTTTGATGCATATGTTATAAAAGTAGCTCCtttgtagggttgggtatcgtttggatttttacgattccaatgccgaaccggtacttttaaaacgattccgattcctaaaccgattcttgaaaaactgaaaaatgacatcaaagatgtaatGTGGTTACTAGCGATGACGTGCAgttaatggttaatatgcttttacgtccattttggtgagcccagagggaaaatatggcattttaaaagtagcttacatttacggtagctagctaacagtagactacagagaaagtgtgatatttttatgtccgtttcggagctacagagggaaaatatttcagtcgacacattaagtggaaccgaaatgaggaaccgaaatttgcgttctaatccggtccgattcctaccggtagcgtcggaaccggttccatagtggaaccgggtttcggtacccaaccctactcctTTGAGAACAAGCTCAGTGTGTACTGAGTCAAGTGAAGGTGGATGCGTTTAGAGCAGACAGGTGTTGGCTAATGGAGCAGAGAAGAAATTGGGAGTAAAGTTGTCAAGTGGtcgtaaatgtacagtgtgttTGTAGGGATGCGATTTTGTTGTGAAGTAGGCCTATTTCAGCAACCCGCCAGTGCCTACATTTTATTCGccaatgtacatttttactcatTTGGCAAGTAGTGGGCGCTAAATTTGGAATCCTGTCAAATTGTGGAATTTTCTAGTTTTGCATCTGACCAAAGAAGTTGTTAGcccaacatatttttttttccacctaAGGCCACTGGACATAATTGAATACATACACATATGATTTATGCCCAGAACACTTTCAGAAATATGAAGGCATTCATTTTTGGTGAGAGCACTGTTCACAGATTCAGCCTATTGCTGCTGTACTAAATATTTACTTGGGTGGATGAAAACTTTGATCCACTTAAGTACAGTTGTAactaggcctgtcgcgatagtcaataaatggACTTATCGCACGATATATGGAAATGAGCTCGGTAGCTTTTGGTGACGCAATATATTGCAAGTGCTAATTTTTATAattgaaaataaagaatatattcatttttgacatacaaatGAATGTTACCAACATTTTAGTCGATCGCGCCGCCTCTGTCATGTCTGCTTTCTGTGGCAGAGGCGGGGCTCAGGCAGCGTCtccacgcacacgcacacgcacacacacacacacacacacacacacacacacacacacacacacacagcagatagCGGCAGGTCAAGAGAAGACATGAACCCACTGCTTTATAGGCCCTATAGTGTTTTGTGACATCTACAGCCAGTTAGAAGAATAAGTCCCTATGGACTTGGTTTCAAAGCCACAATCTTCAGTTCCGGTATGGGAACATTTGGGCTTTAAAGTGGCCATcttattgctgcagctcctcttttcaccctgtgttgagctctctgttttagctacagagtgaggcatcgcgcttctatcccatctttgttgggagtcgcacatgcgcagtagttaggtaaggactactagctagaagctagcgctgCTAGCGTTTAGCCACCTCGTTATCAATGGAAAAACACTGCTTCAACAATATAGAACTATTTACATGTCCATCGtatgcaggtattccacacaaagttggaagtgcgccctcgtttagaagaagtctcccggctaatcctgccttgtactgacggaagttggagaaacagctagctgatgtggtattagctaaagtggttagcacacaccaaatgtttcagccgatgacgtagacggccctgccgattttgaacagctcacccggagactgaagacaggatacattcagaaacccctTTCTCACTCAacacagcatggatgtttttttttttccccaagtttgtatgcgtgtggaagcaccagacacaaaataacaccccaaatcccagaaaaagtgattttttttaatttttttttcttcataatgaGAGAGGAGAGCCAATTAACGTGGACGAGCCGGTATGTCgataataatgtttaaaaacagtGGCCGCGAAAAGAGACAATATAACAAACATAAAATGGTTATGTTTTAGGTGTAAAACATAACCATCCCACCCAGTTTTTTAACCTGGGAACAACAACCACAGGAGGTGGAGAGGGGTCTTCCAGACAGTTATCTCTTACAGATGCTTTTTCCCGGCAGTGCAAATATAAACGTGACCGCATGAAATGGCGCACGCTCACAGATTGCGTAACTCGCTATATAGCCAAAGAGATGCAGCCATTAAACACGGCCGAAAAACCAGCATTTAAAAATATGCTGCTAACTTTTGACGAACGGTACGACTTGCCAAAGAAAACCTACATCTCCCAAACTGCCATTCCATCTTTGTACAACAAAGTAAAAGACGACATTCTGAAGGAGATAAAAGACATCtcctttacttttttatttatttaggataTATATTTTTGACATTCCGATTTCAATGTCTAAATATTCTTAAAAATTAAACATTCTTTGGTCTTTGAAAGAGTGTGCTTCCATTATTATGCTATAATATTGTAATTATGTAATCAGTGGCATAAAATGACaatatcgtttatcgcaattaAATTTGGGACAATATATCGCACAACAAAAGTTATCGTGACAGCCCTAGTTGTAACACaaagttactgtgtgtgtgtgtgtgtgtgtcaagtcaATTACACCCACAGTGATTTAAAGTTTTTAATACTTAACATGATAAAGTCTAAAAGGGCAGATGCACTTTTTCTAGACATTGTATGTCCTAATAGATGAAGTGATTGTTCATATGTTATTTTTACATGTTAGTCATCGAGCTGGTGCAGAGGTAGAGTCGGTGATGGTGGTCTCTGAGATGCTGTAGTGAATGTAGTCATGTGTCTTTGCTGCAGGGCTGTGCCACCCACTGCTCCTTTTCTCAGCAAAACCATCAGCAGGCAGCTCTTTGATCAACTTGTCAAGTATTTGGCAGTCACCAACAAACTCACCAGTTACAGCATCCCAGAACTCGGGACCTACCCTACATCCCCTTGCCAGGATAGTGCAGTCATTTTAATTTACCATACCGCAGAGAAACTTGACTCTGTGCAGACTCAATCCTGCTCTCAAAGCCTGGAGACCACGGTCATCTCTAAAGTACTGCTCAAGAATAGGTTGATGTTCAAGGCTTCAACCAGCTTCCCAGCAAGGCTGTCTGAGGCCTCAGACAAAAAATGGATTTAATttaacaacacaaatgcaaaatgaAAAGTTGTTGAAATTTTTGTAGCACTGTAGCTATTCAATTTTAGAACTGGATGCTAGCCTGCCAACACTACTAATGACCTCTACAAATCATTTTAATTCAACCTGTATTCACACAGAAGAGTCAAATGAGTTCTTAACTTTTATTTTGCCAGGGTTCCCTGTGTAGTACTGATGATGGAGACATTTGCATATTCAAGCACAAGCAAGATAAGAGAAATAACAAAACAGCAACTGAAAGAAAAGATTGGGATTAAAATATAAGAAGCCAGTAAACTAGTtaattaaattatatatatatatatatatatatatatatatatatatatatatataatataaacactGTTGAATAAGTCCATTTGCTAACTGTACCTACACTCTAAAATCAGCAACAAACTGTTCAAGATCCTGCTGCAATTCTTAACACCGCTTGtggaacaaaatatttaaagGCCCTTTTTCCCAGGTACAGTTTTGAAACTAATTGTCCTAAACGGCACTATCTTTTGACACATACTGTTGGATGTATACAGGTATTATGTACATGTGTTGTGTACATTTTATGATTTTGAACCCACTGCATCATCCACATTAGGAACCAGGCCATGAATTCCTCAGGCATAAACCAGTATATCTTTTTTACTCTGCTGTTTAATGAAGCAAATCTCAATAAAACCTGTTCTTGGCATAGTTTGGGTTTGTTTATAGTGTGCACCCGATAGGCCACCTTGATTTATTGGAGATCCTCTGGGGAGAGAGCTGCTCTGCAGTGTGTTGCTCTGCTCTAAAGCTCTCAGCAGATTAACTTCGTGGTGTCCTTGCTGGTACCAATTGCTCCTCGTTAAGCACATTTTGTCCTGGGTTTTTTTGAATTTAGGAGCCTGAAAGTAAAGGAAATACATGATCAAAAATAATGTCTTTAGATTGGAGAAAAGGCTGCACAAACTCAACCAAACGTAACTGTTAGAATTTTAGATTGGTCCCAATAGTGTACTTTTTGTACTAATTGTAGGTATTTACAGTGAAAGGGCAGAGTGAAATAAACTGATCTTTGTCAGGCTTGTACTCACATCTGTTAATGTCTGTCGTCCCACAGTTTACCCAAGATTGTAAAGAGACGTGTAAACGCCCTCAAGAACCTGCAGGTCAAATGTGCCCACATTGAGGCAAAGTTCTACGAAGAAGTACATGAACTGGAGAGAAAGTATGCAGCCCTCTACCAGCCCCTGTTCGACAAAGTACGTGATTTAAGCACTTTCTTTATTCTGACCTTCAGTACTCTTACTGTATTTCTGCAGCTATATGGTTGTTGTGCACCTCTGTTATAGAAGCATTTTGGTATTTTGTAAGGCTGAAATAATTTTCTTGTGTGTACTTGGTGGTATGAGTAaccagaaaagaaaacaagagaCGGTTGATATATGCACTGTAAAATACATAACATGGTTGAGGCATTCTCCCTCAGCGTCTGTTACCTTGAGCGGGCTGCCATGTTAATGCTGATCTGTACTGCTGTGCAGCCAGTCaaaacacccccacccccaacttTTTATCGCTTACGCTTGTCTTTTAAATGCCGGAAATGTTGAACGTACCAACCAAGGTGACGTCTTCACATTGCTCGTTTTGTCTAACCAACATTGCAAAACCCCAAATTATCGTTTCAGCTGAACTTGAATTGAGGATTTAAAACAGACTATATTCATTATCTCCTAAATTAGCATGCGCTATCAAACTGCATCCCACGTGTTAACGAGCCAGCAAAAACTAGCCGAACGTGTCAACAAATAAATTCAGTATTAAAAAAGTTACGCCTTTTTTATATTGAAATTGTGCAGAATTCCCGAGCTTAACTTCCCTTGGAAATTTTGTAACCCTCGACTTCTCATCAAGTTTGACCCTGCTCGCTTGAATCCTGCTAGATTTGCTGTGAAGAGTCGACGTCATACCTGTGTGGACTATTTATAGACTCATGTTTGTCACATCACTAATGCAGGCTTATTCGTTTTCATGTAAACAAATCGAGGATGTGGACTTTCCCAAGAATAGTCTACGTTCTTACTCGTTACAAAAACCACTCACTTGATTTAACAATTGACCTTGTTTTCCAtttactttttctatttttctttttcagaagAATAGGTTAACAAGATATAACTCatatggaaatgtacattactTGGGTGCtactggtacaaccttaaactTGAATTGTTTTCTCCTGTTCTTTACAGAGAAGTGACATAGTGAAAGCAGCTTATGAGCCCACAGATGAGGAATGTGAATGGAAGgcagatgaggaggaagagctGACCGTAAGTAAGCAGGTACAGGTGACGTATACACCTGCATGCTTCCTGTCTGACTGAACACCTAGTTTTTTCTCTTCATGCATGTAGCTTATAGTCCTGCTGAATGATGAACGTGGGATTAAATCAATCTCTATCACTGATTTCAGATGTCTGTATTGCAGGGCAGCCGTACAGTTGATGAAATCACTGTAGTGATCTATTGCAactgtttttaatcttttgtaACATTAAATGGAGCTTGTTTCCTtgctgtattttcttttcttcatctaATGCGGAGTGCTGTCTTTGTGGGTGTAGGTGGTGAAaagcttttttgttttatttggcaTGTGAAAAGAATTGGTTGAGCAAGCGTTATTTTTGAAGAGAAAATGTCTCCCTCAACTAGGATGAGATGAAGGAGAAGGCCAAGttagaggaagagaagaaggaTGAGGAGAAGGAAGACCCCAAAGGAATCCCCGAGTTCTGGTTAACGGTTTTCAAAAACGTGGACCTGCTCAGTGACATGCTGCAGGTAGGTTCATCCACGCAGCTGCTGGGCTGCCAGTGAAAATGGGTCACAGACCATCAAGAAAAATCAGGGTCTGCTTCCACCTGCTGGCCAAGTTGTGTAGAACATGGGTTTACAGTGTGGATTATGACTACATATGAGTTTATTTAATTCATGCTCACAGTTAAACAGCTGAATAAAAAGCAGAATTTACAGGGTGTGGGTGGCTGGCCATAAGTTGAAACAAACACATACTGGCTGCTCTTCTGAACGCTGCGGTGCTTTCTCTCCTCAGGAACACGATGAACCCATCCTAAAACATTTACAAGATATCAAAGTAAAGTTTTCGGATCCAGGGGAGCCCATGGTGAGTAAGCACCACTCGCGTTGAATGGCCGGAACCAGTCTGCTACCTTTTGAACTGTCTGTAATCGTGATCTCATTTGGTCTTCCCCAGAGCTTCACGTTAGAGTTCCACTTCGAGCCCAACGACTTCTTCACAAACACAGTGTTGACAAAAACCTACAAGATGAGGTCAGAGCCGGACGAGAGCGACCCCTTCTCCTTCGACGGACCAGAGATCATGTGCTGCACAGGGTGAGTATTGTGTGGTCTTTTCCTGGTAAGACAATTGAGTGCTTTCCTTATTCCGGTTGTTATTCAGTAATGACAGATAATTTCTTATGTTCATACTAATTTGCATTGCAGTGGTCTTATTTTCTATCAAAAAAAAATTAGGGTTTTCAGGAGCATCATTTGATTTCACACTGTTTATAAGGTCAGCctcatttaataaaacacccccTCAGCAAGCAACATGATCTGGACCACTGTAACAAgttctctctgtatgtctctacCTCTTTTCTCTCGGCATAATTTAAGTGGACATAAGTTAGATTCCTGTAAAAAGCCCAGGCTGTCATTAAGATTTTAATTTGTAATATTGGATACTGACCGTgcgttctgctgctgctgctgccgcctcgTGTTTCCCCACAGTTGCGCGATTGAGTGGACAAAGGGCAAGAACGTCACGTTGAAAACAATCAAGAAGAAACAAAAGCACAAGGGCCGCGGCACAGTGAGGACGGTCACCAAAACAGTCCCCAACGACTCCTTCTTCAACTTCTTCACCCCACCAGAGGGTGAGAAATATTTGGCCCATACCAGGGTTCAGCAATACATGACCAGCTGATGTAACATTTAATAAAGTGATCAGTTAGATCTTTGTGCCTGCGTGGTTTAACTAACTTTGACCATCTCCCCTTGTTTACAGTTCCAGAAAATGGCGAGTTGGTAAGTCAGTGTACTTCCTCTACACTTTCAAATTCCTTGTAATCTAGTTGGCATTCAACAGCTTTAAGCAAGAAACCTCTTTCTAGATTCTAATCTAGTTTCCCCAGGTATAGTACATATTTTCTGTTTAGCTTAATGACCAAATGTTTTTAACATCACTCTTTGTCATAAAAAGAGTATTCAAAAAGTGATGTTATATCATGAGCTTTATAAATCTGCTTATTTGACAAACTTCAGAATCAGGTCCAAAGTGAAACATCCTATTGTAACCTAACCCTCAAGGATGTATAGAAAAGCCTTAACTAGTACTGTTTTTAAATGCATGGCTAAACTGCCTGGCCTGTGTCTTCAGGATGAGGACTCTGAGGCGGTCCTGGCTGCAGACTTTGAAATCGGCCACTTCATCCGTGAGCGTATCGTACCTCGGGCTGTGCTCTACTTCACAGGAGAGGCCATAGAGGACGACGACGACGATGTGAGTGTTGGCATCTAATCTCAAGTTTAACATCTGAACTTGTtgaagaaacaaaataaaaaaggccaTATTGGAATGAACACACGCCATCATGGAAGTCTCACTAGGCATTGCTTGACTACTGATACTACTGGGGGCGCATGATGCCAGgctaaaggccgttttatggttctgcggaggctccacgtagcctacgtaagtggcctgatgtttatacttgtgcgctggtgtgtgcgtcgagtgtggtgtgtgggtgttagagcgagggagaagtgagagagtgacagcgattagcttcggagttgcgacgtgtagttacatttttcaagaggtgcacatcaggctacggcgtagggtccggcggaGACGCAGAGGgttctgcgggggtacgccgtcgattctacgcagaagcataaaacggccttaagcTTGCCTCTTCTCAAATGTTTGTAGCTAATCctcatgtttgtgttttacagtacgatgaagagggagaggaggcgGACGATGAGGTAAGACTATTTAGGGCCACAGTTGATGTATAAAAATGACTTCCACACCATGCAAGAGATGTGTTGGGACAGACATGAAGTGTTAACTATGGTTGTGTTGAGAAAGCGCAGTAGTCTGAAGTTCTGTGCCGTGTGTGTTCaggaaggagaagaggaggctGATGAGGAGAACGACCCTGAATATGATCCCAAGGTgagatctcacacacacacacacacacacacacacacacacacacacacacacacacacaccctggtgTCCTGAGAAAGACCTTACTCAGCTGTTCTCAACTTTGTTGGCTCAGGATGCTCTTTCCAAAAAGTAAAGCAGCTCTTGCTGTAGGCCATCAATAGCTGCAGCACGAGTGGACTTTAATGTTGCCGTGAGAACCGTCCAGCACCCTTGGGGGTGTTCCTGAGCTGCAAGTAGAGAACGGCTATCCCTAAATTGACTTGTCAAATTTCAACATACAGAATACATACTGTCAAATGCATCTCATTTTTACTCCAGCGTTTGTTTTGcttcagcttttattttgttgtcatGCTCTTGATTTGGCTTTCAGACCAAAAAACAACTCTCCAGTAGATATTTTCCTCTTCAACATTGTTTTAATCAGATCCTGAACCTATATATTATCGGAATGACTTTTCACCAGTCAGTTAAGTCTGACTGTTGCATGTTGTTACTAAAACCTGAACCATAACCTTATGCAACACAGATCCAGTATGCCTTAAAGAGAAGGATGAGGACACCAGTGAAATTTTACCCACATAGAATATTCATTTTAATCAGAATATCAATATTTTGGCCTTATTCAAATACATTATTTGTTTAGGGAACTTTGGCACAATATATAATACAAGAGCACTTAGTttgaataaacacacacacagttaaatgCAAACCTGCAGAGGTTTACTGTAATTTCACTGAGACAAATGAAGAAGGGGTGCTCTCCTGTAGGAAGTTTATTCACTGGTATTTTCTGCGTTCCTGATGGAGGTAATGAAGCTGAAACAACTGAATAAACAGTGGACAGAAGAAAAGCTATGCAAGCTCCAAAAGTATTACAAGCAACAATAAGAGGAATAATCTCTTGATactagaggtgtgacgagatctcaTGAGATTAAAACGTTACAATATTTCTCGTCGAGGTTAAAAGTTGGGGAATTGCGTCTGTACTACCGAGGACCGATTCATAAATCAATCGGTGCCAACGTCGGAGCGCATAAGCGtgagcttctctgtcctctctgcatcttTCACAGAGCGGGGCTCagcgcccacacacacagagctgtggacAGCGTGAACGCTACGTCGCCTCTGCGGTTTGTTGAAGTCGCAGTGAGATACATCAATGCCGGTAAAGCGGACacaagtgtggttacacttcTCAAAACTTGATGCAGACACCGTTTGCTGCAATATTATATGATTGCGAGATCGCCTTGCGATTTATGTTAACTTCTCAGACAGTCAGGTGTTCTattgccctggtgactgactgacggGCACAAGACAAAAGCGTTCATATGCCCTgatgacagactgacaggctgaggttgtagggcaagccaagggaactttatttctatagcaccttttagcaacaaggcaattttaaagtgcttcacataaaacattaaagagcaatgaaaaaagtcatgaaaataaaacggatcaaaaaagaataagatacaaatacaagaataaaagttagtGCATAAACATTCgattaataggttgtagggacgggtttgggaggagagagggacgcCACTGTTATTAGGTCTGAAGAGGTTAGtaatacaggagagaagccatttgagtttgtggcaaaactTTTCagtgctcatttttcattttgtgactttcgattgactaaaagactatttttccagtcatatttcatcatttaagttttctttaaaatagtgtatAAATTTCGTCTGgttctcgtgaacccaatctcgtgtcttgtctcgtcacacccctactTGCTACGTAATGTGTTCAAAGCATAGTTTCTTGTAGTCTCAGTTTTGTGTACATGAGATTTTCCCAGTGCACATGCTGCTATAGGGCTTTAGTTAGGTGGTACTTGATTGATTTGGTCTGAggagtttatttatttgtattaccTAGACTGGAGCAGCTTGTAAGTTAAACACAGATCTAAACGAGCATGACCTCTGCTTCTTTGCTAAACAAACGTCTGACACTCTGTATTCTgctagtttttctttttttttagttactCCTATTCATTAATGTTGCTTCATCTCCAGTCACTTTGGCATCTTTTGTCAGCTACTCTTTAAATTTTTCCTCACTAGGTTTAAGTGGTGACAGTAGAAAAATAACCCTATCCTGGTAGGTACAGCTTGTGACTTGTCAGCTTACTACCATCACACCCCCGCCCTTCACCCCAACCCTCTCCGTTTTTTTGCTTTGTGCTTATCTTTTCCTCCTGTTTAttccatcctccatccatctctttgcaccccccaccccacacaTGAGCACCCTCCTCCTCTGCCGCCGTGCTGCACCCTCCCGAGTTACTAACCCACCGgtttgttgttggttttttgaAGTTTAACCCATAGTGAGTTCTGCATTTGCACCTGTATTATTTCTGTATGTTGAAGCTAGTCCAGCCTCCTgtccttttttttccattttcctcCATGTTGAACTTGTCTGTCCACAAACGCAGGCTAGTTTTGAGATTTTGTCAGGATGAAGATTTGTCTGCCATAgctgtgcttttgtttttgtttttataatacCCATTAGTCTGTGGTTTTTATTCTCATTTTACTGTTCCCATTAGTTGTGTTCAGCTCTCTTTTCTCTATAGATTTGCTTTCAATGCTGGGGACGATGGCCTCGGAGGGCTGTATGTTTGAAATAAGGCTTTACCAATAATTGGCAGATTACCAAAATACAAGAAATACCCACAAAGAGTTTTTATCTGAGGGTTCTGTCATTGTTGGCAATAATGGCCCATTTTCTGTCAAAACTGGATAGCTTGCACAacataaaaacaggaaaaaggtTAACCACATCAGTCTGCGTTAGAAGCAGAGCTTTTTGCTTTGGGCATTTTCATGATAACAAAACCTCGTAATGTGTTAAATCTAGTTTTGCACagaatgccatttattttgtaCGCAACTGTCACCCGATTTCAGCCACGGCCAAGTGTATCGCTCGGTAGCTAAAATGACCTTCCACTGTTGATTCAGTGTGGCATCAGAGCAGCCTGAGCAGCTGCAGCGCACCATCACCTTCACAGGTGTCTAATGTCTGCTGGAAGGACGCCCTCCCCCCAGTATGATGGGCTCCTAATTATCGGTCTGTGCACTTTTCATCCCTATTTACTCGAgtgtttcatttgtttttggCAGCTAATTGATTTGAGCGCAATAGCCTGAGGTTCTGTTGAAGTGTTTACATTTATTCTGTAGCAGCAACATCAAAAGAAGCAATTTTGGCAGATGACTCTGTTTTAAAGCTCTTTTTCAAACATGCAGTATCTCCTTACCACGTATAAACTAAACAAAGGGAACGAAAAATCTGTTCATTAAACCAATTTACTTTGTTTTTCATATAAAAACTGAAAGTAATACCAAAACATGTAAATCATTAACTGGTGGAGAGTACCATTGGTACCAGGTCCTGTTCTCCATTTAGTCATCCACTGCAGATAGTACCCGAGGCATTCTCAGCTGATCATCTTGAATGCGACACTCTCTGAATCTTGTCATCGGCAACCAAACAGGAACGCCTGCACTTCGTCAATTGTAAGGCGTGGTGCGGGGTTGccattgtttttaaatctgGGGCCAGTGAATATTAAATTGCCGTCGCTATTGACGATAGCTTGGCCATTTAAAATGTCTGGTTTGTGCGGGATGTCCA
This window contains:
- the nap1l1 gene encoding nucleosome assembly protein 1-like 1 isoform X3; its protein translation is MADIDNKDQAEIDPADMEDVEEVEEEETGEDENSKARQLTVQMMQNPQILAALQERLDGLNGSPSGYMESLPKIVKRRVNALKNLQVKCAHIEAKFYEEVHELERKYAALYQPLFDKRSDIVKAAYEPTDEECEWKADEEEELTVSKQDEMKEKAKLEEEKKDEEKEDPKGIPEFWLTVFKNVDLLSDMLQEHDEPILKHLQDIKVKFSDPGEPMSFTLEFHFEPNDFFTNTVLTKTYKMRSEPDESDPFSFDGPEIMCCTGCAIEWTKGKNVTLKTIKKKQKHKGRGTVRTVTKTVPNDSFFNFFTPPEVPENGELDEDSEAVLAADFEIGHFIRERIVPRAVLYFTGEAIEDDDDDYDEEGEEADDEEGEEEADEENDPEYDPKV
- the nap1l1 gene encoding nucleosome assembly protein 1-like 1 isoform X1, producing the protein MADIDNKDQAEIDPADMEDVEEVEEEETGEDENSKARQLTVQMMQNPQILAALQERLDGLNGSPSGYMESLPKIVKRRVNALKNLQVKCAHIEAKFYEEVHELERKYAALYQPLFDKRSDIVKAAYEPTDEECEWKADEEEELTVSKQDEMKEKAKLEEEKKDEEKEDPKGIPEFWLTVFKNVDLLSDMLQEHDEPILKHLQDIKVKFSDPGEPMSFTLEFHFEPNDFFTNTVLTKTYKMRSEPDESDPFSFDGPEIMCCTGCAIEWTKGKNVTLKTIKKKQKHKGRGTVRTVTKTVPNDSFFNFFTPPEVPENGELDEDSEAVLAADFEIGHFIRERIVPRAVLYFTGEAIEDDDDDYDEEGEEADDEEGEEEADEENDPEYDPKKDAAPPAECKQQ
- the nap1l1 gene encoding nucleosome assembly protein 1-like 1 isoform X2, with product MADIDNKDQAEIDPADMEDVEEVEEEETGEDENSKARQLTVQMMQNPQILAALQERLDGLNGSPSGYMESLPKIVKRRVNALKNLQVKCAHIEAKFYEEVHELERKYAALYQPLFDKRSDIVKAAYEPTDEECEWKADEEEELTDEMKEKAKLEEEKKDEEKEDPKGIPEFWLTVFKNVDLLSDMLQEHDEPILKHLQDIKVKFSDPGEPMSFTLEFHFEPNDFFTNTVLTKTYKMRSEPDESDPFSFDGPEIMCCTGCAIEWTKGKNVTLKTIKKKQKHKGRGTVRTVTKTVPNDSFFNFFTPPEVPENGELDEDSEAVLAADFEIGHFIRERIVPRAVLYFTGEAIEDDDDDYDEEGEEADDEEGEEEADEENDPEYDPKKDAAPPAECKQQ